The following coding sequences lie in one Flagellimonas eckloniae genomic window:
- the msrA gene encoding peptide-methionine (S)-S-oxide reductase MsrA has product MDKQNKNSIETAIFAGGCFWCTEAVFQRLAGVQDVVSGYTGGSIKNPAYREICTGRTGHAEGVKITFNPAKISFTELLEVFFATHDPTTLNRQGNDVGTQYRSEIFYTKPEQKKLAEEFIALLEKEHIFGSPIVTAISEAKPFYEAEQEHHNYYNENSSQPYCQFIIDPKIKKLNKHFSNKLNTVK; this is encoded by the coding sequence ATGGATAAACAAAACAAGAATTCTATAGAAACTGCAATATTTGCAGGAGGTTGTTTCTGGTGTACCGAAGCAGTTTTTCAAAGACTTGCAGGAGTACAGGATGTAGTCTCGGGATATACTGGGGGCTCAATTAAGAATCCTGCATATAGAGAAATTTGTACCGGTAGAACTGGACATGCAGAAGGCGTCAAAATAACTTTTAATCCAGCGAAAATTTCTTTTACAGAATTATTGGAAGTTTTCTTTGCAACGCATGACCCTACTACATTGAACAGGCAGGGGAATGACGTTGGCACACAGTATAGAAGTGAAATTTTCTATACCAAGCCAGAGCAGAAAAAATTAGCTGAGGAATTTATTGCTCTTTTGGAGAAGGAACATATATTTGGCTCCCCAATAGTAACTGCTATTTCCGAAGCAAAACCTTTTTATGAGGCTGAACAGGAGCACCATAATTATTACAATGAAAATTCCAGTCAACCCTATTGTCAATTTATTATTGACCCGAAAATCAAAAAACTAAACAAGCATTTTTCAAATAAGCTAAATACAGTTAAATAA
- a CDS encoding carbohydrate binding family 9 domain-containing protein, with amino-acid sequence MRVSYWIIMFFPLCLAYGQENGTQNFAPPEIPQEVKVSKTDNGIQLDGFLNERDWQTAEIVDNFFRTEPRQGGKIRYKTEVKFLYDNKNLYVAAFCSDSLGIQGIRIQDLRRDFDWGENDIFGIALDPQNLKQYAQGFQTTPFGNQRDFQNFNGNSFDTGWNTLWRVRTQRTDKGYSVEMAIPFKSLRYDLPKNGNTIEWGMTLVRYARRDIEVSTFPAIPQSFTPYRMTYAAKLTGIEVPPPSANIRVEPYALYQYDENKEGESLTTKFSDPKVGVDAKWAINPKTVLDLTINTDFAQADVDRAVNNLERFNIFFPERRQFFLENSGIWAGGFQQSIRPFFSRRIGLQGEFNATPAPIDFGARFTQRTEKNALAGLLVRQRETENSAGANFGVLRYLKNYGRENNIGIMVTHRADDSYSELNLENNNNTTITLDGQIRPTSQWDIQYLLSSSIDESTGKTGYAGRIFIGNDNNKYYYGWVTEYTDANYNPRMGFVRQNNVIRHNPGGYYIWRPKNIDWIRRWDPGMFVNYNHDATNPSQFQQASLYVFPIYTWFKDNSFVEVSFTPTWQNINFEFAPLGLEIEQDNYFYTRYLVRYNTDQSKKWSGDIGYNFGDFYNGTRGTISATSRFAPVPHAALTLDYEHNTIKNVGINNANLTTNLYSANLRLALNPRLQLSTFYQYNSFNEQGRWNARFSWEYMPLSFVYLVFNDTQTDIFDPSRNAKQFISKITLLKQF; translated from the coding sequence ATGAGGGTATCTTACTGGATAATAATGTTTTTCCCATTATGTCTCGCTTATGGTCAGGAAAATGGTACCCAAAATTTTGCTCCACCAGAAATTCCTCAAGAAGTAAAGGTCTCAAAAACCGACAATGGAATTCAATTGGATGGTTTTCTGAATGAAAGAGATTGGCAAACAGCGGAAATAGTTGACAATTTTTTCAGAACAGAACCAAGGCAAGGTGGTAAGATTAGATATAAAACTGAAGTGAAGTTTTTATATGATAACAAAAATCTATACGTTGCCGCATTCTGTAGCGATTCTTTAGGTATACAAGGTATTAGAATTCAGGATTTAAGAAGGGATTTTGACTGGGGAGAAAATGATATTTTCGGTATAGCCCTTGACCCACAAAACCTCAAACAATATGCGCAAGGATTTCAAACGACTCCTTTTGGTAACCAACGTGATTTTCAAAATTTCAATGGAAATAGTTTTGACACAGGTTGGAATACCTTATGGAGGGTTCGCACGCAAAGAACCGATAAGGGGTATTCCGTGGAGATGGCCATTCCCTTTAAGTCTTTGCGCTATGACCTGCCTAAAAATGGTAACACGATTGAATGGGGAATGACACTGGTGCGCTATGCCCGCAGAGATATTGAAGTTTCTACGTTCCCTGCCATTCCTCAATCCTTTACACCATATCGTATGACCTATGCCGCCAAACTAACCGGTATTGAAGTACCTCCTCCATCAGCCAATATTAGGGTAGAGCCTTATGCCTTATACCAATATGATGAGAATAAAGAAGGGGAATCATTAACCACTAAATTCAGTGACCCTAAGGTAGGCGTTGATGCCAAATGGGCCATAAACCCAAAAACTGTCCTCGATTTAACCATCAATACCGATTTTGCCCAAGCGGATGTTGATAGGGCTGTAAATAACCTAGAACGTTTCAATATTTTCTTTCCTGAGCGCCGTCAGTTCTTTTTAGAAAACTCAGGTATTTGGGCTGGTGGCTTTCAACAATCAATTCGCCCTTTTTTTAGCAGAAGAATTGGCTTACAAGGTGAATTCAATGCGACGCCGGCACCAATTGATTTTGGTGCCCGTTTTACTCAAAGAACAGAGAAAAATGCATTGGCAGGTCTTTTAGTTCGCCAGCGTGAAACTGAAAACTCAGCTGGAGCTAATTTTGGTGTTCTTCGCTATTTGAAAAACTATGGAAGGGAAAACAATATTGGCATAATGGTCACCCATCGAGCAGATGACAGTTACTCGGAACTCAATCTGGAAAACAACAACAATACCACTATAACGTTAGATGGCCAAATTAGGCCGACTAGTCAATGGGATATACAGTATTTATTGTCCAGCTCAATAGATGAGTCTACTGGAAAAACTGGATATGCAGGAAGAATTTTTATAGGAAACGACAACAATAAGTACTATTACGGATGGGTAACTGAATATACAGATGCAAATTATAACCCAAGAATGGGATTTGTTAGGCAAAACAATGTAATTCGGCACAATCCCGGAGGTTATTATATATGGAGACCAAAGAACATTGATTGGATTAGGCGATGGGATCCAGGTATGTTTGTCAATTATAATCATGACGCGACCAATCCTAGCCAATTTCAGCAGGCCAGCCTTTATGTTTTTCCCATTTACACATGGTTTAAAGACAATAGCTTTGTCGAGGTCTCCTTTACTCCTACATGGCAAAACATCAATTTTGAATTCGCTCCATTAGGATTGGAAATTGAACAAGACAATTATTTTTATACAAGATATTTAGTACGATATAACACGGACCAATCCAAAAAATGGTCTGGAGATATCGGTTATAATTTTGGAGATTTTTATAATGGGACCAGAGGTACTATCAGTGCTACTTCCCGTTTTGCGCCAGTTCCACATGCCGCGCTAACCTTGGACTATGAGCATAACACAATTAAAAATGTTGGAATCAACAACGCTAATTTGACTACGAATCTATATTCAGCAAATTTACGACTAGCATTAAATCCAAGATTACAATTGTCAACTTTCTATCAGTACAATAGCTTTAATGAACAAGGGCGATGGAATGCGCGTTTTAGCTGGGAATATATGCCCCTATCTTTTGTTTATCTCGTTTTTAATGATACCCAAACTGATATTTTTGACCCTTCAAGGAATGCCAAACAGTTTATAAGTAAGATTACGCTTTTAAAGCAATTTTAG
- a CDS encoding ABC transporter ATP-binding protein, which produces MITTDNLTKQYGETIVLNQLNLNIGANEIYCLLGANGAGKTTTINLLLGFIKPTSGSAFINGLCVSEEYIKTKQYLAYIPENLMLYPTLTAVENLKYFSGIGGKNLSKSQSEDFLNEAGLQKNAFNSRISTFSKGMRQKVGISIALAKDAKSLLLDEPTSGLDPKSSNEFGQLLHKLKDNGVSILMATHDLFRAKDTGTHIGIMKNGQLRQEYATKDISLPELEQAYLEAMNYKEFVS; this is translated from the coding sequence ATGATTACAACTGATAATCTCACTAAACAGTATGGTGAAACCATTGTACTAAATCAATTGAATTTGAACATTGGTGCCAACGAAATTTATTGCTTACTCGGAGCTAACGGAGCAGGTAAAACAACGACCATTAATTTACTGCTTGGCTTTATAAAACCCACTTCAGGAAGCGCGTTTATCAATGGTTTGTGCGTATCTGAAGAATATATAAAAACAAAACAATACCTAGCGTACATTCCAGAGAATCTGATGCTATACCCTACTTTAACAGCAGTAGAAAACCTTAAGTATTTTTCAGGTATAGGTGGAAAAAACCTTAGTAAAAGCCAATCAGAAGATTTTTTAAATGAGGCTGGTCTTCAGAAGAACGCTTTTAATAGTCGCATTTCAACATTTTCCAAGGGAATGCGACAAAAAGTAGGCATTTCTATTGCATTAGCCAAAGACGCTAAATCATTGTTACTGGATGAACCAACTTCCGGCTTAGACCCAAAAAGTAGTAATGAATTTGGACAGCTTTTACACAAATTAAAAGATAACGGGGTTTCCATATTAATGGCCACGCATGATCTATTTAGAGCTAAAGATACCGGCACGCATATTGGCATTATGAAAAATGGGCAATTAAGGCAAGAGTATGCAACAAAAGACATATCCCTACCCGAATTGGAGCAGGCTTACCTAGAAGCCATGAATTATAAAGAATTTGTGTCATGA
- a CDS encoding DUF3526 domain-containing protein, with translation MIRNTFIKEITELARDGRVKIAFFIVLVLLGISTWISSRQYNSTNQQYAEARNAERSIWNNQGEKNPHSAAHYGTYAFKPKYPLSLIDQGVDKYAGTSIFLEAHNRNEAQFSQAADQTGLARFGDLTPDFILLFIIPLLIVLLGYNAFTKEREMRTLVLIKSQGIAPWKLILGKWTALFLPILVITTLVIVGAGVILSNLEDFGVFKWSNLGILFLVYICYYIVFVNLVLIVSSKSKKSSISLVLSLAIWIIACFVAPKAASNFAETKHPYPTRQEFAANILKDKKEGLDGHDPWNKQAKLLEQEVLKEYNVDSLHQLPFNFDAYRMQKGEEHNAEVYFKHYKYLKSQFEGQTKVYVGLATLSPFLPTRFLSMGVANTDYSTHWDFSDAAEDYRIKMQAYLNNDFAKNSSHGDWSYKAEEATWKKLPAFEYSPPQLAEILSRNSSNIIVLVAWLLGSFSFLFITIKLR, from the coding sequence ATGATTCGTAACACTTTTATTAAAGAGATTACAGAGCTTGCAAGGGATGGAAGAGTCAAAATAGCTTTTTTTATCGTACTAGTATTGTTGGGTATTTCTACTTGGATTAGTAGTAGACAGTATAATTCTACAAACCAACAATATGCCGAAGCCAGAAATGCGGAAAGGTCCATTTGGAATAATCAGGGTGAAAAAAACCCACACTCGGCAGCGCATTACGGTACGTATGCCTTTAAACCAAAATATCCATTATCCTTAATTGATCAAGGGGTGGATAAATATGCGGGAACCTCGATTTTTTTAGAAGCACATAATAGAAATGAAGCTCAATTTAGTCAAGCAGCTGATCAAACTGGTTTGGCACGTTTCGGTGATTTAACCCCTGATTTCATTCTTTTATTCATTATTCCATTACTTATTGTACTATTGGGTTATAACGCTTTTACCAAAGAGCGGGAAATGAGAACCTTGGTATTAATCAAAAGCCAAGGAATTGCACCTTGGAAATTGATTTTGGGAAAATGGACAGCTCTTTTCTTGCCTATCCTAGTTATTACAACACTTGTAATAGTTGGTGCTGGAGTAATTCTATCCAATCTTGAAGATTTTGGTGTTTTTAAATGGAGTAACCTTGGAATACTTTTTTTAGTGTACATATGCTATTACATTGTTTTTGTCAATCTTGTATTAATTGTCTCCTCAAAATCTAAAAAATCCTCTATTTCATTGGTTTTGTCATTGGCAATTTGGATTATAGCTTGCTTCGTTGCGCCCAAGGCAGCCAGTAATTTCGCAGAAACCAAACATCCTTATCCAACTCGCCAAGAATTTGCCGCAAATATCTTAAAAGATAAAAAAGAAGGTTTAGATGGCCATGACCCATGGAACAAGCAAGCCAAACTACTTGAACAAGAAGTTTTAAAGGAATATAATGTTGATAGCTTACATCAATTACCATTTAATTTTGATGCATACCGAATGCAAAAGGGAGAAGAACATAATGCTGAAGTATATTTTAAGCATTATAAATATTTAAAATCACAATTTGAAGGCCAAACCAAGGTATATGTTGGTCTTGCAACTCTTTCACCATTTCTTCCGACACGTTTTTTAAGTATGGGCGTGGCAAATACAGATTACTCAACACATTGGGACTTTTCAGATGCTGCAGAAGATTATCGTATTAAGATGCAGGCATATTTGAACAATGATTTTGCAAAAAATTCTTCTCATGGAGATTGGAGTTATAAAGCTGAGGAAGCTACATGGAAAAAACTGCCTGCCTTTGAGTATTCTCCTCCTCAACTTGCTGAAATCCTATCTAGGAATTCTTCTAACATAATTGTTCTTGTAGCCTGGTTATTAGGGTCTTTTTCTTTTTTATTCATCACCATTAAACTCCGATAG
- a CDS encoding TonB-dependent receptor — protein sequence MKIFIFIVFVFLVHFHGLSQDCTDILSGQVIDYHDKTPLEKAVIQIVGTQNIVETDDNGKFKILDLCSGEYELEISHPDCSTVFIEVNLEGIEWVDIRLEHHIEELEEVKVIGDAVANKTNSAIEESLRLTTLEQYSSGNLGDALKELGGVSSLNTGANIVKPAIHGLNGSRVLILNDGVRMQDMEWGDEHAPNIDINSAGSISVIKGASALQYGGDAIGGVILMEQARIPSKDTLYGKTLVNGILNGRGGNITSELTRAFKKGWFLKGQGSYKRLGDQETPDYVLSNTGIKEIGASLQFGKRLFTWGWDARYSFYTSEIAILRASHIGSVDDLIRAINSGEPQVINPFTYELQNPRQEVTHHLGKIKFYKRFEGLGKWNLQYDYQNNRRFEFDVRRGGRGDQAAIDLELTTHTLSSDFKWDAKEKYQLQFGLLGRYQENFPNPETGVRRLIPDYEKYDFGAFITGEYRLNDQLLVDAGIRYDFSRIDAQKFYQTSRWEERGYDAEFQDLIVEDRGTQLLVNPVFDYNNISGTVGFKYSENDANATRLNYAIAKRAPNPSELFSDGLHHSAARIELGDLSIQSETSHKISLSYQRQFKQWGFTLEPYGNFIKDFILLEPTGVEFTIRGAFPVWEYRQTDARLLGLDFSSYIDWTKNWETEHKFSLVKGKDVDKDAALINIPAASLRNKIIFSRPEWNGFEAFLESQYVFRQNEFPENLWVFSPADQEDVLLEINTPPNAYHLIAAGAKKGFQLKRNMKLTTSLTLTNLLNTKYRDYLNRQRFYADDLGRNIILQLKLNY from the coding sequence ATGAAAATCTTTATTTTCATTGTATTTGTATTTTTAGTCCACTTTCATGGACTATCTCAAGATTGCACTGATATCCTTTCAGGACAAGTCATAGACTATCACGATAAAACTCCTTTGGAAAAAGCAGTCATACAAATTGTTGGTACTCAAAATATAGTGGAAACTGATGATAACGGAAAGTTCAAAATTTTGGATTTGTGTTCAGGAGAATATGAATTGGAAATTTCCCATCCTGACTGTTCTACTGTTTTTATTGAGGTTAACCTAGAAGGAATTGAATGGGTGGACATAAGGCTGGAACATCATATTGAAGAATTGGAGGAAGTTAAAGTGATTGGAGATGCAGTGGCCAATAAAACAAACTCAGCTATAGAAGAATCTTTGCGGCTTACTACTCTAGAACAATATAGCTCCGGTAATTTGGGTGATGCCTTAAAGGAACTGGGCGGAGTTTCTTCCTTAAACACCGGGGCAAACATTGTAAAACCAGCTATTCATGGATTGAATGGCAGTAGGGTTTTGATATTAAACGATGGTGTTCGGATGCAGGATATGGAATGGGGAGATGAGCATGCTCCAAATATTGATATCAACTCCGCTGGTTCAATTTCAGTAATCAAGGGAGCTTCTGCGCTTCAATATGGAGGCGATGCCATTGGTGGTGTAATCCTTATGGAACAGGCGAGAATCCCTTCCAAAGACACTTTGTATGGAAAAACCCTGGTTAATGGAATATTAAATGGAAGGGGTGGAAATATTACCTCAGAACTCACCAGGGCATTTAAAAAAGGCTGGTTTTTAAAGGGGCAAGGTTCGTATAAGCGTTTGGGAGACCAAGAGACCCCAGACTATGTACTTTCCAATACTGGTATAAAGGAAATTGGTGCATCCCTTCAATTTGGTAAGCGATTGTTTACTTGGGGCTGGGATGCAAGATATTCGTTCTACACCTCAGAAATTGCGATTTTAAGGGCATCCCATATTGGAAGTGTTGATGACCTAATACGAGCCATCAACAGTGGTGAGCCACAGGTCATCAATCCGTTTACGTATGAATTACAAAACCCGAGGCAGGAAGTTACCCATCATTTGGGCAAAATAAAATTTTACAAACGCTTTGAAGGATTGGGTAAGTGGAACCTTCAGTATGATTATCAAAATAATAGACGTTTTGAATTTGATGTCAGAAGAGGCGGTCGTGGTGATCAAGCCGCTATAGACTTGGAACTTACAACCCATACCCTTTCTTCCGACTTTAAATGGGATGCCAAGGAAAAATATCAGCTTCAATTTGGGCTTTTAGGGAGATATCAAGAGAACTTCCCCAACCCAGAGACAGGAGTAAGGAGATTGATTCCCGATTATGAAAAGTACGATTTTGGGGCTTTTATTACGGGTGAATATCGATTGAACGATCAACTATTGGTTGATGCCGGAATTAGATATGATTTTAGCAGAATTGATGCCCAAAAATTTTATCAGACTTCAAGATGGGAAGAAAGAGGTTATGACGCGGAATTCCAAGACTTGATTGTTGAGGACAGGGGAACCCAATTGCTTGTAAACCCTGTGTTTGACTACAACAATATATCTGGAACTGTAGGATTTAAATATAGTGAGAATGATGCAAATGCCACTCGGTTAAACTATGCGATTGCCAAAAGAGCTCCAAACCCCTCAGAATTGTTTAGTGACGGCCTACACCATTCAGCTGCCAGAATTGAGTTGGGTGATCTTAGTATTCAAAGTGAAACATCACATAAAATATCACTATCATACCAAAGACAGTTTAAACAATGGGGATTTACCCTTGAACCTTATGGAAATTTTATCAAGGATTTTATTCTATTGGAACCTACAGGAGTGGAATTTACCATTCGGGGGGCATTTCCAGTTTGGGAATACCGCCAAACCGATGCAAGGTTATTGGGGCTGGATTTCTCCTCCTATATAGACTGGACAAAAAATTGGGAAACAGAGCATAAGTTTTCATTGGTTAAAGGAAAGGACGTTGACAAGGATGCTGCCTTAATAAATATTCCAGCAGCTTCCTTGAGGAACAAGATTATCTTTTCCAGGCCCGAATGGAATGGCTTTGAAGCCTTTTTGGAAAGTCAATATGTTTTCCGACAGAATGAGTTTCCGGAGAATTTATGGGTTTTTTCACCTGCAGACCAGGAAGACGTGCTCTTGGAAATTAACACCCCACCAAATGCGTACCATTTAATAGCAGCTGGCGCAAAGAAGGGATTCCAATTAAAGCGAAATATGAAATTAACAACATCATTGACCTTAACTAACCTTTTAAATACAAAGTATCGAGATTATCTGAATCGGCAGCGTTTCTACGCGGATGATTTGGGAAGAAACATAATATTACAATTAAAACTCAATTATTAA
- the folE gene encoding GTP cyclohydrolase I FolE — protein sequence MAPYQSMEEYNISITNEVKERFSKIIDEIGEDVEREGLLKTPERAAKAMLFLTQGYKQDAAEILKGAMFKEDYDDMVIIKDIEVYSLCEHHMLPFFGKAHVAYIPNGHIVGLSKIPRIVDVFARRLQVQERLTHDILECLNDTLKPKGVAVVIEASHMCMMMRGVQKQNSVTTTSGFRGQFEKIETRSEFLKLISSDLS from the coding sequence ATGGCACCATATCAAAGCATGGAAGAGTACAACATTAGTATTACTAATGAAGTAAAAGAGCGCTTTTCAAAAATTATTGATGAAATCGGGGAAGATGTAGAACGGGAAGGGTTGTTAAAAACGCCGGAACGTGCAGCCAAGGCAATGTTATTCTTAACCCAAGGATATAAACAAGATGCCGCAGAGATTCTGAAAGGTGCAATGTTCAAGGAAGACTATGATGATATGGTCATCATTAAAGATATTGAGGTTTACTCGCTGTGCGAGCACCATATGCTTCCATTTTTTGGTAAGGCACACGTTGCCTATATCCCCAATGGACATATTGTGGGCTTAAGCAAAATACCTCGAATTGTAGATGTTTTTGCAAGAAGATTACAAGTGCAGGAACGATTGACCCATGATATTTTGGAGTGTTTAAACGACACTTTAAAACCAAAAGGAGTTGCCGTTGTTATTGAAGCTTCCCATATGTGTATGATGATGCGAGGTGTTCAAAAACAGAATTCAGTCACAACAACATCTGGCTTTAGAGGGCAATTTGAAAAAATAGAGACACGCAGTGAGTTCCTTAAACTTATCAGTTCGGATTTATCCTAG
- a CDS encoding DUF3526 domain-containing protein, translating to MYKYNFLYEFKLLLRSGWMQILSLLLLGLFCFATINGNQKVLKRKQDIHSAKVEVKESDANMLSLLDSVENGMEVSASRWTIPSSPTAVGNYHPRVAAMDPQPLSFVSTGQSDLFTHYVKPTMAGDDFTLNFTEIISPVQQLFGSFDLAFVIVYLLPLIIIAFSYNILSAERESGSLRLLASQPISIHTWVLQKISLRFLLTLILTVIILTIVFVFLVSGNNFKGLFDVIITTAAYILFWFSLAFAVNLWVGDSSKNAIVLLGLWVVFVLLVPSVLNQLGNTLYPMPSRTLMINKMRNLKEEATEKQDEILDNFLRDHPEYALNDPNQSRQFYHRYMASQKLVKEKLEPVTLEFERQLERQQALVSKFRWLSPAIIAQESLNILSGTSTADYENYRKQVIGFAETWRNHLTPLLYNNEPFTSSKYGELPSFNYHPIRLKNNMIASLIIMIVSIGIGFVAYMIAFKGNVSKLIIS from the coding sequence ATGTACAAGTATAATTTTTTATATGAATTTAAACTACTCCTGCGCAGTGGGTGGATGCAAATTCTTAGCTTATTGTTATTGGGGCTTTTCTGCTTTGCAACAATCAATGGAAATCAAAAAGTACTAAAAAGAAAACAAGATATTCATTCCGCAAAAGTAGAGGTCAAAGAGTCTGATGCCAATATGCTTTCTCTCTTGGATTCGGTTGAAAATGGTATGGAAGTCAGTGCTTCTAGATGGACTATTCCTTCTAGTCCAACAGCAGTTGGCAATTATCATCCCAGAGTAGCTGCAATGGATCCGCAACCACTGTCATTTGTCTCAACAGGACAGAGTGATTTGTTTACCCACTACGTAAAACCAACAATGGCTGGAGATGACTTTACACTTAATTTCACTGAAATTATCAGTCCTGTTCAACAACTCTTTGGAAGTTTTGACCTTGCATTTGTTATCGTTTATCTACTTCCTTTAATTATTATCGCATTTTCATATAATATTTTATCTGCAGAACGAGAAAGCGGGTCGCTAAGACTATTAGCATCCCAGCCTATTTCAATCCATACATGGGTGCTTCAAAAAATAAGTCTGCGTTTTCTTTTGACCCTTATACTCACCGTTATTATTCTCACTATAGTTTTTGTATTTCTGGTGTCAGGCAACAACTTTAAAGGATTGTTTGATGTCATCATTACAACAGCGGCATATATACTTTTTTGGTTTTCGCTTGCTTTCGCAGTGAATTTATGGGTTGGGGATTCTTCAAAAAATGCAATTGTACTTTTAGGGCTTTGGGTTGTTTTTGTGCTATTGGTTCCATCAGTGTTAAATCAATTGGGAAATACACTATATCCAATGCCATCACGCACACTGATGATCAATAAAATGAGAAATTTAAAAGAAGAAGCCACTGAAAAACAAGATGAGATTTTGGATAACTTCTTAAGAGATCATCCCGAGTATGCTCTAAACGACCCAAATCAAAGCAGGCAATTCTATCATCGCTATATGGCATCGCAAAAGCTGGTCAAAGAAAAGCTTGAACCTGTCACTTTGGAATTTGAACGGCAGTTAGAAAGACAACAGGCACTGGTATCAAAATTTCGATGGCTCTCCCCTGCGATTATTGCGCAAGAGTCTCTTAATATACTTTCAGGAACTTCAACTGCTGACTATGAAAATTATCGCAAACAAGTAATAGGCTTTGCAGAAACATGGCGAAATCATTTAACTCCGCTCTTATACAATAATGAGCCTTTTACAAGCAGTAAATATGGTGAACTGCCATCATTTAACTATCACCCCATTCGATTAAAAAACAATATGATTGCTTCCCTGATAATTATGATTGTTTCAATTGGAATTGGTTTTGTCGCATATATGATTGCATTCAAAGGGAATGTATCAAAACTAATAATATCATGA
- a CDS encoding ABC transporter ATP-binding protein, whose amino-acid sequence MINANNIQKYYGDLKVLKGVDLEIKKGEVVSIVGASGAGKTTLLQILGTLDSPSNGQKSSLFINDTDITKLNDKSLARFRNNHIGFIFQFHQLLPEFTALENVCIPAFIKKTPKIEAEKRAKELLDFLGLSDRYHHKPNALSGGEQQRVAVARSLINNPSVILADEPSGNLDSESADNLHQLFFKLRDEFGQTFVMVTHNLELANMADRKLTMVDGLIVS is encoded by the coding sequence ATGATAAATGCAAACAATATTCAGAAATACTATGGTGACCTTAAAGTTTTAAAGGGAGTCGATTTAGAAATAAAAAAGGGCGAAGTAGTTTCCATTGTTGGTGCATCTGGTGCGGGTAAAACTACCCTATTACAAATTTTAGGTACCCTAGACTCACCCTCCAACGGCCAAAAAAGTTCATTATTTATCAATGACACTGATATTACAAAGCTAAATGACAAAAGCTTGGCAAGATTTAGAAATAATCACATAGGTTTTATTTTCCAATTTCATCAACTTTTACCAGAGTTTACCGCTTTAGAAAATGTATGTATTCCAGCTTTTATTAAAAAGACACCCAAAATTGAGGCTGAAAAGCGTGCAAAAGAACTTTTAGACTTTTTAGGGCTTTCAGATAGATATCATCATAAACCAAATGCGTTATCTGGTGGTGAGCAACAACGGGTTGCCGTTGCTAGGTCTTTAATCAACAATCCTTCGGTCATTTTGGCGGACGAGCCCAGCGGTAATCTGGATTCTGAAAGTGCGGATAACCTACATCAACTTTTCTTTAAACTTCGTGATGAGTTTGGGCAAACCTTTGTCATGGTTACCCACAATTTGGAATTGGCCAATATGGCTGACCGCAAGTTGACCATGGTAGATGGATTAATCGTTTCTTAA
- a CDS encoding DUF6787 family protein — protein sequence MEKLKKRWGIESNFQVVIIFIVFAVTGSCAAKLAAPLTDIIGLEKETVSGWVYWPIRILLIFPIYQVLLVFFGWLFGQFQFFWNFEKKMLKRMGLGFLFD from the coding sequence ATGGAGAAATTAAAAAAACGTTGGGGCATTGAATCCAATTTTCAGGTAGTAATAATCTTTATTGTATTTGCAGTAACCGGAAGCTGTGCTGCCAAACTTGCCGCACCACTTACAGATATTATTGGCTTGGAAAAAGAAACCGTTTCTGGATGGGTTTATTGGCCCATTAGAATTTTACTGATTTTTCCCATTTATCAAGTTCTGTTGGTCTTTTTTGGCTGGCTTTTTGGACAATTCCAATTTTTCTGGAACTTTGAAAAGAAAATGCTCAAACGTATGGGCCTTGGATTCCTTTTTGATTAA